The following coding sequences are from one Streptomyces angustmyceticus window:
- a CDS encoding LysR family transcriptional regulator — protein sequence MTEHGQGADGQGADGQGADDRGADHRGADAPGAGDPDAYSPRAPERADAPWTASRPVPSVQQLESFLILAEELHFGRSAARLFVTQPALSRQLRSLEERLDVVLLQRSRRHVEITPAGAALLPKARAAVEAMAELCRAAGSHARQIEGRMVIGSIAAEAAMPYTRAVLDELHACHPRLRTSVRGLDLATHFGALERGEVDVLFLRPPVPPGIETLTLATEPRVACLPADDPLAGRDEVTLAELSGRPVVDVPPQCPRLWWRFWMADPRPDGSPVRYGPVAPDMEALLLAVSQGQAMAFLPAAARHFYPRPGLSYVAVPDLPPGTAALAWMARNRTLPTVAAIRRAAATVLRNAPPYP from the coding sequence ATGACGGAGCACGGTCAGGGCGCGGACGGTCAGGGCGCGGACGGTCAGGGTGCGGACGACCGGGGTGCGGACCACCGAGGCGCGGACGCCCCAGGGGCAGGCGATCCGGATGCGTACTCCCCGAGGGCACCCGAGCGCGCCGACGCTCCGTGGACGGCCTCCCGGCCAGTCCCGAGTGTCCAGCAGCTGGAGTCCTTCCTGATCCTGGCGGAGGAGCTGCACTTCGGCCGGTCAGCGGCGCGGCTGTTCGTGACGCAGCCCGCCCTGAGCCGTCAACTGCGATCGCTCGAAGAGCGGTTGGACGTCGTACTGCTGCAGCGGTCCCGGCGTCATGTCGAGATCACCCCGGCGGGAGCGGCACTGTTGCCCAAGGCGCGCGCCGCGGTGGAGGCGATGGCCGAGCTCTGCCGGGCCGCCGGCTCCCACGCCCGGCAGATCGAGGGCCGGATGGTGATCGGTTCCATCGCCGCCGAGGCCGCGATGCCGTACACCCGGGCCGTCCTCGACGAGCTGCACGCCTGCCATCCGCGGCTGCGCACCAGCGTCCGCGGCCTCGATCTCGCAACCCACTTCGGCGCACTGGAGCGCGGCGAGGTCGATGTGCTGTTCCTGCGCCCGCCGGTGCCGCCCGGCATCGAAACGCTGACCCTGGCCACCGAACCCCGGGTGGCATGCCTGCCGGCCGACGACCCCCTGGCCGGCCGGGACGAGGTGACGCTGGCCGAGCTGTCCGGACGCCCCGTCGTGGACGTCCCGCCTCAATGCCCCCGCCTGTGGTGGCGCTTCTGGATGGCCGACCCGCGTCCGGACGGCTCTCCCGTGCGGTACGGGCCGGTCGCCCCCGACATGGAGGCGCTGCTGCTCGCCGTCTCCCAGGGCCAGGCCATGGCCTTCCTCCCCGCCGCCGCCCGCCACTTCTACCCCCGGCCCGGGCTCAGCTACGTCGCGGTACCGGACCTTCCCCCGGGCACCGCCGCCCTCGCCTGGATGGCCAGAAACCGCACCCTGCCCACGGTCGCCGCCATCCGCCGCGCCGCCGCCACGGTCCTACGGAACGCGCCGCCGTATCCGTGA